The following are from one region of the Stanieria cyanosphaera PCC 7437 genome:
- the wecB gene encoding non-hydrolyzing UDP-N-acetylglucosamine 2-epimerase, whose protein sequence is MTVSTFSLCVTLGTRPEAIKLAPVIQQLRNLPQVKTHLILTGQHQEMVEQVMKLFELEAEQNLNIMKPKQTLTEITINSLQGLEQIFTQIKPQLVLVQGDTTTAFAASLAAFYQKIPVGHVEAGLRTNDLFNPYPEEANRRLISQLTQLHFAPTQLAVKYLHNSGVTGEIYHTGNTVIDALLTVAKKQPECNIPGLNWEKYRVLLTTVHRRENWGKPLKDIVEGFRLILENFPDVALLLPLHRNPVVREPIQTLLGNHPRVFLTEPLDYGQLVAAISKCYLLLTDSGGLQEEAPSLGKPVLVLRETTERPEAIEAGTAKLIGTTSQAIFGSARELLTNKNIYQNMATAINPFGDGTAAEKIVKIIDNFLLKIENKK, encoded by the coding sequence ATGACTGTCTCAACCTTCTCACTGTGCGTGACTTTAGGAACTCGTCCAGAAGCAATCAAACTAGCTCCAGTAATTCAACAACTTCGCAATTTACCTCAAGTCAAAACTCATTTGATTTTGACAGGACAACATCAAGAGATGGTTGAACAAGTCATGAAACTATTTGAGTTGGAAGCAGAGCAAAACTTAAATATCATGAAACCTAAGCAAACTTTAACCGAAATTACAATTAATAGTTTGCAAGGATTAGAACAAATTTTTACACAAATTAAACCTCAATTAGTTCTAGTACAAGGAGATACAACTACAGCTTTTGCAGCGAGTTTAGCTGCCTTTTATCAAAAAATTCCTGTGGGTCATGTTGAAGCTGGTTTACGCACTAATGATTTATTTAATCCTTATCCAGAAGAGGCTAATCGTCGTTTAATTTCACAATTAACTCAACTACATTTTGCCCCTACCCAATTAGCAGTTAAATATTTACATAATTCTGGAGTTACTGGAGAAATTTATCATACTGGTAATACAGTTATTGATGCTTTATTAACAGTGGCAAAAAAACAACCAGAATGTAATATTCCTGGCTTAAACTGGGAAAAATATCGGGTGCTTTTAACCACTGTACATCGTCGAGAAAATTGGGGAAAACCTCTGAAAGATATTGTGGAAGGGTTTCGTTTAATTTTAGAAAACTTTCCTGATGTAGCTTTATTATTACCTCTACATCGCAATCCTGTAGTTAGAGAACCAATTCAAACTCTACTAGGTAATCATCCACGAGTATTTTTAACTGAACCGCTTGATTATGGTCAATTAGTAGCTGCTATTTCTAAATGCTATTTATTATTAACTGATTCTGGAGGTTTACAAGAAGAAGCACCTAGTTTAGGTAAACCTGTATTGGTTTTAAGAGAAACGACAGAACGACCAGAAGCTATTGAAGCAGGTACAGCTAAATTAATTGGCACAACTTCTCAAGCAATTTTTGGGTCGGCTAGGGAATTATTAACTAATAAAAATATTTATCAAAATATGGCAACAG